A genomic region of Candidatus Stoquefichus sp. SB1 contains the following coding sequences:
- a CDS encoding aldose 1-epimerase family protein has translation MAILKNDILEVELNPKGAEIIKIVGLKDGLNYMWRRDPSLWASSAPILFPIVGALQNNECRIDGKTYTMTQHGFSRHNEYLTHQLSDTCVEFELTPNEEILKQYPYLFDLKVIYTLKENQLECRCVVTNTDERVIYFQIGGHPAFACPFMENESSNDYYIEFEKNESLYQKIIDVEHRGMSDKTELLFDNERRFFVRQALFNNDAIVVKNFHSHYVTLKSLNHDKSIRFYMDNFNHLGIWTSKHVGGLLAIEPWVGHSDYVGFTGEFKEKEGVVALAKQEEFMCQFTIEINQ, from the coding sequence ATGGCGATTTTAAAAAATGATATTTTGGAAGTTGAATTAAATCCAAAGGGTGCTGAAATTATTAAAATTGTTGGGTTAAAAGATGGTTTGAATTATATGTGGCGTAGAGACCCATCATTATGGGCAAGTAGTGCACCTATATTATTTCCAATTGTTGGTGCTTTACAAAATAATGAATGTCGTATTGATGGAAAAACATATACAATGACACAACATGGTTTTTCAAGACATAATGAATATTTAACACATCAATTATCAGATACATGTGTTGAATTTGAATTAACACCAAATGAAGAGATATTAAAACAATATCCATATTTATTTGATTTAAAAGTGATTTATACATTAAAAGAAAATCAATTAGAATGTCGTTGTGTTGTAACAAATACTGATGAGCGTGTTATTTATTTTCAAATTGGTGGACATCCTGCATTTGCATGTCCATTTATGGAAAATGAATCAAGCAATGATTATTATATCGAATTTGAAAAAAATGAATCTTTATATCAGAAAATTATTGATGTTGAACATCGTGGCATGTCAGATAAAACAGAGTTGTTATTTGATAATGAAAGACGCTTTTTTGTAAGACAGGCCCTATTTAATAATGATGCTATTGTTGTTAAGAATTTTCATTCACACTATGTGACTTTAAAATCTTTAAATCATGATAAATCTATTCGTTTTTATATGGATAACTTTAATCATTTAGGAATTTGGACAAGTAAACATGTTGGTGGTTTATTAGCAATTGAACCATGGGTAGGACATAGTGATTATGTTGGATTCACAGGTGAATTTAAAGAAAAAGAAGGCGTTGTTGCATTAGCGAAGCAAGAAGAATTTA
- a CDS encoding L7Ae/L30e/S12e/Gadd45 family ribosomal protein has product MLNKDVLSLLGLASRARKISCGDVLLKDIRSQQVFLVIIAQDASENTKKKYTDKCSYYGRDVLIDGTIDDLSAAIGKSNRVAVGIKDKGFADKIKSKLGG; this is encoded by the coding sequence ATGTTAAATAAAGATGTGTTATCTTTGTTGGGTCTAGCATCAAGAGCAAGAAAAATCAGTTGTGGTGATGTATTATTAAAAGATATTCGTTCACAACAGGTTTTTCTGGTCATTATTGCTCAAGATGCAAGTGAAAATACAAAGAAAAAATATACTGATAAATGTTCATACTATGGTAGGGATGTTTTGATTGATGGTACGATTGATGATCTATCAGCAGCAATTGGGAAAAGCAACCGCGTTGCTGTGGGGATTAAAGATAAAGGTTTTGCAGATAAAATCAAATCAAAGTTAGGAGGTTGA
- the rbfA gene encoding 30S ribosome-binding factor RbfA, with the protein MVLKKEKMNNIIQRELSGILQTEVRDPDIGFCTITGVDITNDLSIAKIYVSFMNKNTKKSMEALERSKGFIRSLLAKRLTIRKCPEIHFILDTSLEYGNKIESIIDELHEKDS; encoded by the coding sequence GTGGTATTGAAGAAAGAGAAAATGAATAATATTATTCAAAGAGAACTTTCAGGTATATTGCAGACGGAAGTCCGTGATCCAGATATTGGCTTTTGTACAATTACAGGTGTAGATATTACAAATGATTTATCAATTGCTAAAATTTATGTATCATTTATGAATAAAAACACAAAAAAGAGTATGGAAGCATTAGAAAGATCAAAAGGATTTATTCGTTCTTTATTAGCAAAACGTCTTACAATCCGTAAATGTCCTGAGATTCACTTCATATTAGATACTTCTTTAGAATATGGAAATAAAATTGAGAGTATTATTGACGAATTACATGAAAAAGACAGTTAA
- the infB gene encoding translation initiation factor IF-2: MAKKNTSTKKKGNQHKKKLISNIPNKAGKKEEKIIGDGIVEYEEGITVGELAEKIGQTPANVIKVLFMLGTMVTINSSLDDEQVELICLEYGYEPKKNVVVNEINFENIEIVDNEADLTSRPPVVTIMGHVDHGKTTLLDSIRKSKVVDGEFGGITQHIGAYQVDVNGKKVTFLDTPGHEAFTAMRARGAQVTDIVIIVVAADDGVMPQTKEAVDHALAAQVPIVVAVNKIDKEGADPDRIKSEMSELGLMPEDWGGDTVYCNISAKKGTGIPELLETLTVVAELADLKANPKRYAYGSVVEGRLDKGRGPVATLLVENGTLRAGDPIVVGTAFGRVRQMLDDSGRPLKEAAPSTPVEITGLNEVPVAGDKFMAFETEKMARHVGEERQKAKQEIDRGVNSAMSLDDLFNQIKEGQMVDLNIIVKADVNGTAEAVRGSLEKIDIDGARVHVIRSTVGAISESDVLLASASKAIIYGFNVRPDANVRRKAEEEGVEIRLHNIIYKMVEEIEAAMKGMLAPELEEVITGQAEIRQVIKVSKVGNIAGCYVTDGYIRRDCGIRLIREGVVIYEGKLASLKRFKDDAKEVATGYECGMTIENYNDIKEGDIVEGYIMKEVERK, translated from the coding sequence ATGGCAAAAAAGAATACTTCAACAAAAAAGAAAGGTAATCAGCATAAAAAGAAACTTATTTCAAATATTCCTAATAAGGCAGGAAAGAAAGAAGAAAAAATCATTGGTGATGGTATTGTTGAATATGAAGAAGGAATTACTGTTGGTGAACTTGCTGAGAAAATAGGGCAAACACCTGCCAATGTTATTAAAGTTTTATTTATGTTAGGGACAATGGTCACAATTAATTCATCTTTAGATGATGAACAAGTTGAATTGATTTGTCTTGAATATGGTTATGAACCAAAGAAAAATGTTGTTGTTAATGAAATTAATTTTGAAAATATTGAGATTGTTGATAATGAAGCTGATTTAACAAGTCGTCCCCCAGTTGTTACAATTATGGGACATGTTGATCATGGGAAAACAACATTATTAGACTCAATTAGAAAATCAAAAGTTGTTGATGGTGAATTTGGAGGTATTACACAGCATATTGGCGCTTATCAGGTTGATGTGAATGGAAAAAAAGTTACATTCCTCGATACCCCAGGTCATGAAGCATTTACAGCAATGCGTGCACGTGGAGCACAGGTTACAGATATTGTTATTATTGTGGTTGCAGCTGATGATGGTGTTATGCCACAAACAAAAGAAGCTGTTGATCATGCATTAGCAGCACAAGTTCCAATCGTTGTTGCTGTTAATAAGATTGATAAAGAAGGTGCTGATCCTGATCGTATTAAATCAGAGATGAGTGAATTGGGATTAATGCCTGAAGATTGGGGTGGAGATACAGTTTATTGTAATATCTCTGCAAAAAAGGGAACTGGTATTCCTGAATTATTAGAAACATTAACAGTTGTTGCGGAATTGGCTGATTTAAAAGCAAATCCAAAACGTTATGCATATGGTAGTGTTGTCGAGGGTAGACTAGATAAAGGTCGTGGACCAGTTGCAACATTATTAGTTGAAAACGGAACTTTAAGAGCAGGGGATCCAATTGTCGTTGGAACTGCCTTTGGTCGTGTACGACAAATGTTAGATGATAGTGGGCGTCCTTTAAAAGAAGCTGCACCATCAACACCAGTAGAGATTACTGGTTTAAATGAAGTTCCTGTTGCTGGTGATAAATTTATGGCTTTTGAAACTGAAAAAATGGCTCGCCATGTTGGTGAAGAAAGACAAAAAGCAAAACAGGAAATTGATCGTGGAGTCAATTCGGCTATGAGTTTGGATGATTTATTTAATCAAATCAAAGAAGGACAAATGGTTGATTTAAACATTATTGTTAAAGCTGATGTTAATGGAACGGCAGAAGCTGTGAGAGGATCATTAGAAAAGATTGATATTGATGGTGCACGTGTTCATGTTATCCGTTCTACTGTAGGAGCTATTAGTGAATCTGATGTCTTATTGGCAAGTGCCTCAAAAGCAATCATCTATGGCTTTAATGTGCGTCCTGATGCAAATGTAAGACGTAAAGCGGAAGAAGAAGGCGTTGAAATCAGATTGCATAATATTATCTATAAAATGGTAGAAGAAATTGAAGCTGCTATGAAAGGTATGTTAGCACCTGAATTAGAAGAAGTGATTACTGGACAAGCAGAAATTAGACAAGTTATCAAGGTTTCTAAAGTTGGTAATATTGCTGGATGTTATGTCACTGATGGATATATTCGAAGAGATTGTGGAATTCGTTTAATTCGTGAAGGTGTCGTTATTTATGAAGGGAAATTAGCTTCTTTAAAACGTTTTAAAGATGATGCAAAAGAGGTTGCAACAGGTTATGAATGTGGTATGACAATTGAAAACTATAATGATATCAAAGAAGGCGATATTGTTGAAGGTTATATCATGAAAGAAGTCGAAAGAAAATAG
- a CDS encoding SDR family NAD(P)-dependent oxidoreductase, whose amino-acid sequence MKLLEGKVAIVTGGTRGIGFATVKAFLEQGAKVALFGSRKETVDIALEKLHEENENCQVIGLHPNLMNAQEVKEAFQMVVKQFGRLDILVNNAGISQRDKLFDYNLEDFEMIMNLNVNAVFICSKEAAILMKEQGGGVILNTSSMVSLYGQPAGAGYPTSKFAVNGMTKSLARELGKDHIRVNAVAPGVIKTDMVAALPDEIIQPIINSIPLRRVGEPEDIANAFVFLASDMASYITGVILSVDGATMS is encoded by the coding sequence ATGAAATTGTTAGAAGGAAAAGTTGCAATTGTTACAGGTGGAACAAGAGGAATTGGTTTTGCGACTGTCAAAGCTTTTTTAGAACAAGGAGCTAAAGTTGCATTGTTTGGTTCACGTAAGGAGACTGTTGACATTGCATTAGAAAAACTACATGAAGAAAATGAAAATTGTCAAGTGATTGGATTACATCCTAATTTAATGAATGCTCAAGAAGTCAAGGAAGCATTCCAAATGGTTGTCAAACAGTTTGGTCGTTTAGATATTCTTGTTAATAATGCTGGTATATCACAACGTGATAAACTCTTTGATTATAATTTAGAAGATTTTGAAATGATTATGAATCTTAATGTCAATGCTGTTTTTATCTGTTCAAAAGAGGCTGCTATTTTGATGAAAGAACAAGGTGGAGGCGTTATTTTAAATACGAGTTCAATGGTATCATTATATGGACAACCAGCCGGTGCAGGTTATCCTACATCTAAATTTGCAGTTAATGGTATGACAAAGTCATTAGCTCGTGAACTTGGTAAAGATCATATTCGTGTGAATGCTGTTGCGCCAGGTGTTATTAAAACAGATATGGTGGCAGCCTTGCCTGATGAAATTATTCAGCCAATCATTAATTCAATCCCTTTAAGACGTGTAGGTGAGCCGGAAGATATTGCGAATGCTTTTGTGTTTTTAGCAAGTGATATGGCAAGTTATATTACTGGTGTCATTTTATCGGTGGATGGAGCAACAATGTCATAA
- the nagA gene encoding N-acetylglucosamine-6-phosphate deacetylase encodes MKKCIVNGKIILHDEIVEKNVFIDDDKIVEISDRQPTDEDIIDAKGMYVSPGFIDVHTHGRGGSDTMYPTFEDLNTISNAALKTGVTTLLPTTMTMPVDDITKAVENIALNKDKVTGAQILGTHLEGPFFNKQYKGAQPEECMILPTVENYLSFVKDHQDVIRKISIAPELEHSIDLITYLKDKNTVVSLGHTNATYEEAQVAIDAGATSGTHTYNAMTPLTHRAPGVVGAIMINDTVYAELILDGIHVNFAAAKALLRAKGKDKLILITDSIEAAGLPDGTYKLGTQPVYVKDGSARLANGALAGSIANMNECVNNAYKHLGLTLNEAVNLASYNPAQSLGEDSIGEIKEGKYADIIFFDEDINIQKTMIKGQIK; translated from the coding sequence ATGAAAAAATGTATTGTGAACGGGAAAATTATTTTACATGATGAAATTGTTGAAAAAAACGTTTTCATTGACGATGATAAAATCGTTGAAATCAGTGATCGTCAACCCACTGATGAAGATATTATTGATGCGAAAGGAATGTATGTAAGTCCAGGATTTATTGATGTGCATACACATGGTCGAGGTGGAAGCGACACAATGTATCCGACTTTTGAAGATTTAAATACCATTTCAAACGCGGCTTTAAAAACAGGTGTAACAACATTGTTGCCAACAACAATGACAATGCCAGTTGATGATATTACAAAAGCAGTAGAAAACATTGCACTCAATAAAGACAAAGTAACTGGGGCACAGATTTTAGGTACTCATTTAGAAGGACCATTTTTTAATAAACAGTATAAAGGGGCACAACCAGAAGAATGTATGATTTTACCAACAGTTGAAAATTATTTATCATTTGTGAAAGATCATCAGGATGTTATTAGAAAAATTTCAATTGCTCCAGAATTAGAACATTCAATTGATTTAATTACTTACTTAAAAGATAAAAACACTGTTGTTTCTTTAGGACATACTAATGCAACTTATGAGGAAGCACAAGTAGCTATTGATGCCGGTGCAACTTCTGGAACACATACGTATAATGCAATGACTCCATTGACACATCGTGCACCAGGTGTTGTTGGGGCGATTATGATCAATGATACAGTTTATGCTGAATTGATTTTAGATGGTATTCATGTTAATTTTGCTGCTGCAAAGGCTTTGCTTCGTGCTAAAGGCAAAGATAAGCTGATTTTGATTACTGATTCTATTGAAGCTGCTGGATTACCTGATGGAACATATAAACTTGGAACACAACCTGTCTATGTGAAAGATGGGTCAGCACGTTTAGCCAATGGAGCATTAGCTGGAAGTATTGCCAATATGAATGAATGTGTTAATAATGCATATAAACATCTTGGATTAACTTTAAATGAGGCTGTCAATTTAGCAAGTTATAATCCGGCACAAAGTTTAGGTGAGGATAGTATTGGAGAAATTAAAGAAGGTAAATATGCTGATATTATTTTCTTTGATGAAGATATTAATATTCAAAAAACAATGATTAAAGGTCAAATAAAATAG
- the rnpM gene encoding RNase P modulator RnpM: protein MKKIPLRKCVATGEQLPKKELIRVVKNKEGEVFVDSTGKMNGRGAYLKRSLEAIETAQKKGALKRALEIDIPDAIYEELKTYVK from the coding sequence ATGAAAAAAATACCTTTAAGAAAATGTGTGGCAACAGGAGAACAGCTTCCCAAAAAAGAACTTATTCGTGTTGTTAAGAATAAGGAAGGCGAAGTTTTTGTAGATTCAACGGGTAAAATGAATGGTCGAGGGGCATATTTAAAAAGAAGTCTTGAAGCTATTGAAACAGCCCAAAAAAAAGGCGCATTGAAACGTGCTTTGGAAATTGATATTCCTGATGCAATATATGAGGAACTTAAAACATATGTTAAATAA